One Aegilops tauschii subsp. strangulata cultivar AL8/78 chromosome 2, Aet v6.0, whole genome shotgun sequence genomic window, CCTGGCGTTGATCTGGTTATCTTGTGCCTTCGgtttccctcctctgccctgctaagcgtggccgcgggcgtggctctgattgcccgtgcacaagtaaaggggtaaaaaggagagcccctacttttgtacactgacaggagcccacgggcctaggccacacataagcgcaacgcgttgttgggctgGGCCCAGAACAGTGTGCGGGTAGGCGAGGCGGATTTTTACTGCGGTAACTGTGCtcgcttgcgcttccccacgacccacgttgaatgcgcgtcgtggagggtcgtgcgtgacgtggggggcatGTGTGGGGCGATTcctgccctcatgcgtcacatcatggtaaagaggcggctcgcgccttccccataaaaagaggaaaacgcaggggcgcggctcatttactgggtGGACTCGGGTCCTGGCCTTTGAGGCGCCCGTGCCCTACAATCGCGGGGTGGAGAACGGTCGCCTCAATCGTCCCCTTGATTTCTGTTTGCTCGCCACATGTCCTCCATGCCTTGAAGATGGTAGGCGGTGGGCGCAGGCCTTGAATGACGAGGTGGAAAACCGGGCCgctgctgattggagcagcgTGTCGGTCTGGATTCCCTGCGCTCCTGATGGCCGGATTggttgagtggggcggccgaaCCCTGACCCCGctcctttataagaaggggagggggatggcacccTTCAATCTTTCCCCATCCGCCTCCTTCCACCTCAGcttctttctttcttctcctATGGTGAGAGGGTGCGTCGGTGCTTCGACGGTGGCGACGAGGGTCTCCGCTCGACAACGCGCTCCTCCTTCCCAAAAGCTCGTGGCTacggagccggccgcgaggggaagggggagtgGTAAGGTCGAGGTCgtcgtggcgctcggggaagaggaggacagggcggcgtgctacctcttgagcactgcattggttttcccttgaagaggaaagggtgatgcagtaaagtagtgtaagtatttccctcaatttttgagaaccaaggtatcaatccagtaggagaccacgcgcgagtcccacgcacctacacaaacaaacaagaacctcgcaaccaacgcgataaaggggttgtcaaccccttcacggtcacttacgagagtgagatctgatagatatgataagataatatttttggtattttagaaataaagatgcaaagtaaaataaacggcaatggaaataactaagtgttggaagattaatatgatggaaatagacccggggccataggtttcactagtggcttctctcaagagtataagtattacggtgggtaaacgaattactgtcgagcaattgatagaattgagcatagttatgagaatatctaggtatgatcatgtatataggcatcacgtccgtgacaagtagaccgactcctgcctgcatctactactattactccacacatcgaccgctatccagcatgcatctagagtattaagttcataagaacagagtaatgctttaagtaagatgacatgatgtagagggataaactcatgcaatatgatataaaccccatctttttatccttgatggcaacaatacaatacgtgtcgtttcccttactgtcactgggatcgagcatcgcaagattgaacccaaagctaagcacttatcccattgcaagaaagatcaatctagtaggccaaaccaaactgataattcgaagagacttgcaaagataaccaatcatacataaaagaattcagaggagattcaaatattgttcatagataaacttgatcataaacccacaattcatcggatctcgacgaACACACCAAAAAAGAAGATAACatagaatagatctccaagaagatcgaggagaacatcgtattgagatccaaagagagagaagaagccatctagctaataactatggacccgaaggtctgaggtaaactactcacacatcatcggagaggctatgatgttgatgtagaagccctccatgatcaatgccccctccggcggagcaccggaaaaggctccaagatgggatctcacgggtacagaaggttgcggtggtggaaatagggttttggctccgtatctgatgtttccagggtatacgggtatatataggaggaagaagtacgtcggtggagtaacgaggggcccacgagggtggagggcgcgcccaggggggtaggcgcgcgcccctaccttgtgccttcctcgttcattgctttgcgtagactccaagtcctctggatcacgttcgttccaaaaatcacgttcccaaaggtttcattccgtttcgactccgtttgatattcctttccttcgaaacactgaaataggcaaaaaatagcaatctgggctgggcctccggttaataggttagtcccaaaaataatataaaagtgtataataaagcccaataaacatccaacgcagaatataatatagcatggaacaataaaaaattatagatatcctggagacgtatcaaacatccccaagcttaattcctgctcgtcctcgagtaggtaaatgataaaaacagaatttttgatgtggaatgctacttagcataattttcaatgtagttcttcttattgtggcacgaatgttcagattcaatatgattcaagataaaagtttaatgttgacataaaaacaataatacttcaagcatgctaaccaagcaattatgtcttatcaaaataacttagccaaagaaagttatccctacaaaaatcatatagtctggctatgctccatcttcaccacacaaaatattcatatcatgtacaaccccggttttagccaagcaatgggttcatactttttaacgcgcttcagccttttcaacctttacgcaatacatgagcgcgagccatggatatagcactatggtggaataatgtataatgataggggttatgtgggaagacaaaaaaggagaaagtctcacatcgacgaggctaatcaacggtctatggagatgcccatcaattgatgtcaatgcaaggagtagggattgccatgcaacggatgcactagagctataagtgtatgaaaagctcaacaaaagaaactaagtgggtgtgcatccaacttgcttgctcacgaagacctcgggcatttgaggaagcccatcattggaatatacaagccaaattctataatgaaatttcccactagtatatgaaagtgacaaaatgagagactctatcatgaagatcatggtgctactttgaagcacaagtgtggtaaaaggatagtaacattgtcccatctctctttttctctcatttttttatttgggccttttctcttatttttctttttcatggcctcttattattattattattattattattaagtccggagtctcatcccgacttgtgggggaatcatagtctccgtcatcctttcctcacttgggacaatgctctaataatgatgatcatcacacttttatttacttacaactcatgaattacaactcgatacttagaacaagatatgactctatgtggatgcctccggcggtgtaccgggatatgcaatgaatcaagagtgacatgaatgaaagaattatgaacggtggctttgccacaaatacgatgtcaactacatgatcatgcaaagcaatatgacaatgatggagcgtgtcatgataaacgaaacggtgggaagtttcatggcaatatatctcggaatggctatggaaatgccataataggtaggtatggtggctgttttgaggaaggtataaggaggtttatgtgtgatagagtgtatcatatcacggggtttggatgcaccggcgaagtttgcaccaactctcaaggtgagaaatgGCAATGCACGGCaacgtagaggctagaaaattacggaaaggtaagtgtgcgtataattcatggactcacattagtcataaagaactcatatacttattgcaaaaatttattagccctcaaagcaaagtactactacgcatgctcctaggggaagggttggtaggagttacccatcgcgcgatcccgaccgccacacaaaagatgacaatcaataaatacctcatgctccgactttgttaaataacggttcaccatacgtgcatgctacaggaatcacaaactccaacacaattattcctcaatttcacaattactcaactagcacaactatgatattaccacctttatatctcaaaacaattatcaagcatcaaatttctcatgatattataattaaagcaaattgccatgctgttttaagactctcaaaataatataagtgaagcatgagagatcaatagtttctataaaattaaaccaccaccgtgctctaaaaagatataagtgaagcactagagcaaaaactatatagctcaaaagatataagtgaagcacatagagtattctaataaattccgattcatgtgtgtctctcccaaaaggtgtgtacatcaaggatgattgtggtaaactaaaaatcaaagactcaaatcatacaagacgctccaagcaaaacacatatcatgtggtgaataaaaatatagctccaagtaaagttaccgatggaagtagacgaaagaggggatgccttccggggcatccccaagctttggctttttggtgtccttaaatTATCTTGGatttccatgggcatccccaagcttaggctctttccactccttgttccataatccgtcaaatctttacccaaaacttgaaaacttcacaacacgaaacttaacagaaaatctcgtgagctccattagcgaaagaaaacaaaacaccacttcaaggtactgtattgaactcattctttatttatattggtgttaaacctactgtattccaacttatctatggtttataaactattttactagccatagattcatcaaaataagtaaacaacacacgaaaaaacagaatctgtcaaaaacagaacaatctgtagtaatctgtaactaacgacaacttctggaactcagaaaaatctaccaaaataggaagacctaggcaatttgtttattgataatcataaatttgaatcaatattttatcacgttctggtgaattttaacaactgttttcgtgaacagaaagtttctggaattttcagcaagatcaaataactctcatccaagaagatcctataggtttaacttggcacaaaaactaattaaaacataaaaacaaatctaactagaggccagatcaaatatttattcctaaacagaagcaaaaagcaaaaaactaaaataaaattgggttgcctcccaacaagcgctatcgtttaacgcccctagctaggcataaaagcaaggatagatctaactattgccatctttggtaggcaatccataagtggctctcataatagattcataaggtaattttattttctttctaggaaagtgttccatgcctttccttaacggaaattggaatctaatatttccttccttcatatcaataattgcaccaatcgttctaagcaaaggtctaccaagaataataggacatgaaggattgcaatctatgtcaagaacaatgaaatctacgggcacatagttcctatttgcaacaataagaacatcattaattcttcccataggtttcttaatggtggaatccacaaggtgcaagttcaaagaacaatcatcaaattcacggaaacctagcaaatcacacaaagttttgggaatcgtggaaacactagcacccaaatcacacaaagcatagcattcatgatctttaattttaatgttaatagtaggttcccactcatcataaagttttccggggatagaaacttccaactcaagtttttcttcataagattgcatcaaagcatcaacgatatgttcagtaaaagctttattttgactataagcatgaggagaatttagcacggattgtaaaaaggaaatacaatctatcaaagagcaattatcataattaaattccttgaaatccaaaatagtgggttcattgatatctaaagttttaacttcttcaatcccacttttaccaaatttcgcatcaagatctaaaaactcagaatttttggaacgccttctaggtaaaggtggctcacCTTCAGtaccatcattatcaagattcatattgcaaaacaaagatttaataggagatacatcaataacttttagatcttcatctttattctcatagaaactagaagaacacgctttcacaaagcaatctttcttagcacgcatcctagcggttctttctttgcactcatcaatgtaaattctcatggctttgagagactcattgatatcatgcttaggtggaatagatctaagtttcaaagaatcaatatcaagagaaattctataaacgttcctagccaattcatcaaccttaagcaatttttcttcaagcaaagcattgaaattcttttgcgaattcataaactccataacactagtctcaaattcagagggcagcttattaaaatttccataagaattgttgtaggaattaccataattattagaggaattactagggaacggtctaggattaaagtttcctctatacgcgttgttaccaaaattattcctaccaacaaaatttacatccatagattcattattattctcaatcaaagtagacaaaggcatatcattagcatcagaagaaacactcttattggCAAACAACttcataatattatctaggagtttagtagcttctcctaaatttaaaacattaatttcttctatcgcatgcacttttttattagtagatctttcggtgtgccattgagcataattaaccataatattatctaggagtttagtagcttctcctaaagtgatttccataaaagtgcctcccgcggccgaatctaaaagatttctagaagcaaaattcaatccggcataaattttttgtataatcatccaaagattcaaaccatgagtagggcaattacgtatcattaatttcatcctctcccaagcttgtgcaacatgttcatgttGCTTAAAATtaataatatcgtttctaagagagatgattttagcgggaggaaaatacttagagataaaagcatctttgcactcattccatgaatcaatactatttttaagcaaagaagaaaaccaagctttagcacgatctctaagcgaaaaaggaaatagcttcaatttaacaatatcattgtccacatctttcttcttttgcatatcacacaaatcaacgaagttgtttatatgggtagcggcatcttcactaggaaggccggcgaattgatcttttatgacaagattcaacaaagcaacattaatttcacaagattcagcattggtaagaggagcaatcggagtgctaagaaaatcattgttgttggtattggtgaagtcacacaatttagtattatcttcaGCCATCGTGATaagcaagcaaacaagaagcaagcggaaaagaggcgaacggaaaagagagggcgaataaaacggcaagggtgaagtgggggagaggaaaacgagaggcaaatggcaaataatgtaatgcgagggagatgagtttgtgatgggtacttggtatgtcttgacttgtgcgtagactccccggcaacggcgccagaaatccttcttgctacctcttgagcactgcgttggttttcccttgaagaggaaagtgtgatgtagtaaagtagcgtaagtatttccctcagtttttgagaaccaaggtatcaatccagtaggagaccacgcgcgagtcccacacacctacacaaacaaacaagaacctcgcaaccaacgcgataaaggggttgtcaatcccttcacggtcacttacgagagtgagatctgatagctatgataagataatatttttggtatttttatgataaagagaaataaagatgcaaagtaaaataaacggcaattgaaataactaagtgttggaagattaatatgatggaaaatagacccgggggccataggtttcactagtggcttctctcaagagcataagtattacggtgggtaaacgaattactatcgagcaattgatagaattgagtgtagttatgagaatatctaggtatgatcatgtatataggcatcacgtccgtgacaagtagaccgactcctgcctgcatctactactattactccacacatcgaccgccatccaacatgcatctagagtattaagttcataagaacagagtaatgctttaagtaagatgacatgatgtagagggataaactcatgcaatatgatataaaccccatctttttatccttgatggcaacaatacaatacgtgtcatttcccttgctgtcactgggatcgagcaccgcaagattgaaccccaaagctaagcacttctcccattgcaagaaagatcaatctagtaggacaaaccaaactaataattcgaagagacttgcaaagataaccaatcatacataaaagaattcagaggagattcaaatattgttcatagataaacttgatcataaacccacaactcatcggatctcgacaaacacaccgcaaaagaagattacgtagaatagatctccaagaagatcgaggagaacatggtattgagatccaaagagagagaagaagccatctagctaataactatggacccgaaggtctgaggtaaactactcacacatattcggagaggctatggtgttgatgtagaagcccttcgtgatcaatgcccccttcggcggagcgccggaaaaggccccaagatgggatctcacgggtacagaaggttgcggtggtggaaatagggttttggctccatatctgttGTTTCCAAGgcatatgggtatatataggaggaagaagtacgtcggtggagcaacgaggggcccacgagggtggagggcgcgcccagggggtaggcgcgccttcctacctcatgccttcctcgttcgttgctttgcgtagactccaagtcctctggatcacgttcattccgaaaatcatgttcccggaggtttcattccgtttggactccgtttgatattcctttccttcaaaACACCAAAATAGGCACACAAAAAACAgcaatctgggctgggcctccggttaataggttagtcccgaatataatataaaagtgtataataaagcccaataaacatccaaaacagaatataatatagcatggaacaatcaaaaattatagatacgttgcagacgtatcacggcgcaccggcctcgcctccgctcgcggtccctcccccaatggagggccacgtcggggaccagcctcCTGAGTTCTTCATTAGGCTGCACCGGCCAGCGCGCCGTCGTCTTCGCCTCCCTACtccatttgctcgggagatggagctcgacccgccacagACTCTAAGGTTGCATATGAGGGACTGCGGGAATGGCGGCACGCGGGTTGATGTCAATTTTCCCGCCCCTCACGCCATGTATCTTCAtcgcggatggaagaccttcgctcgtatccacagcctgacggcggggctcgtcctctatttcaaattaatggagaacgacctgctctctgtcaaggtctttggagactttggaactcgcctaaagtgctgcgtggagagctcctccgatgacgaagactcttcctcaagcgggagtgacgaggaggacaacgTCAGCGACGACGAGGGTAGTGGGCGGGAGGATGAAGGGTCCGACTAGGCATCGGGCACACCGCTCCTGGgtgacgccggcagcaccatcatctgcatcgccagctccttgaacttctcggggtcatcgccttgggcggctggcgttggagggacggggaagacgaagaaggcgggtggcgggccgtcaatTCGGAGTACGATGGccccgacgccttcgtcgcgtattgtcgggccgctgcctcgtcttccagctcttcCTCCGGCACCGTCGTCACCGGCCTCCTTCCGGACGATCGCCGATATGTTCTCTTGGcatcttctgctgctcgtacctcgcctaggcaccCCTTTTTCCCTCCTGCCATGTTGTTCcgtttcctgaggagagggaccagaaagggattacgggcaccttatctctttttagtttgtaagccttcgggccttagtagaatttaaaacttgtaatccccttgctcatgttgaCATTCCGTAcaaactgtacctgtatgggacatattaatgaaaaaaagggtgcttgccgggtccTTTGTGCGTGAGTGAAGCCCATGCTaaggagtgaatccttgttatttttaagataaacattgtcgcccggcaacaggccttgccgtccccttacttcattcgaccattctcacgctcttggcgaAGGAAGGGCAAAGCAGGGTTTAGGCCCTTCGTTTGCTTCCTCGTCATTGTGACTACAACCAACTTCCAACCCAGGGGATAGTTCTTGGGTACAGGAAAGGGGGAGCATAGTGGCCTAggaataaaacgaggtttcatacgtcccaattccatacggaaatgcacaacaggggataaaggacttatctgaatctgcagcccccagcaaccttggcttgccgtggttgggtccttttttttgaaaatttagaCAGTAGGAGAGTTTCCTactgcatatatatatatatatataaatgggTGGTGTTACATGGTATTTACAtgagagggggaaggggggtttACATGGGGGGTTACAATGGGGTGGGGGTGGCTAGAGAAAAGCAGCAAGAATCGTGGCCACTAAATGTTTCTTATGCGGTGGTAGCCTATGGCTAATATCAGAGAAATCCTTTTTGAAGCGTGTCCTCTAGGAGGCGACCGTGGGGGTCACATGTCGAAAGTAGTTGTTGTTTCGTTCCTTCCAGAGGCCCCAGGCAGCCACCAGGAAGATATCCATGATCATCTTGCGCCGATGCCTCATTTTTAGGTGTGAAATCATATCCAACCTATTGCCCTGCGGCGGCCAATGGATCCCCAAGCGGTGCCAGCATGTTCGACTAAAGGTGCAACGAAAGAACAGATGTTCCACCGTCTCCTCAACGTGTTGGTTGCAAAGAAGACAATCTAGGTTGTTGCCAATATTGTAGTGTCATCTGTTCAGCATGTTACATGTATTGAGTCTGTCAGAGAGCAGAAACCAGCCAAACACTTTGATTTTTGGGATGGATTTGGCCTTCCAAAGCCATCTGAACCCCTCATGGGCCTGTACATCCCGGAAGACAAAGGTGTAATAGGCAGAGGTCTTGAATATTTGGGCTCCCCAAGTACAAATCCACTGATCTTTTGAGCCGTCCAGAGTGAAATGAGAGACCTCCCGCTGAATTTGCCGTAGCTCGTCCTGGGCTTGCATGGATAGCGGTAGGCGAAAGGTTGCAGCCAGATCCATGGTTGCCAGAAACTGTTGAACTGAAATATCTTCATTGGCAGCAAAGGAGAACGCTCGAGGGAAGGACGTGGTGTAGATGGAGTTATTCCACATGTCTTTCCAGAATAGAGCCGTATCACCAGAGTTGACTCGTACAGTTGTAACACCACGATATGTAGGCATGAGTTTAATGAGGTCCTTCCACCGGAATGATCCAGAGGGCTTAGCTGCGTGTGGGACAAGGCCATTGTAGTAACTGTGCCAGATGAGGTTTACCCACGGGATGTCATGATGGTTGTAGAACTTGCGCAGCATTTTGAGCAGAAGGGCCTCATTTTGTATACGTAAGTTTAGCACGCCAAGGCCACCACATTTCTTGGGTCGGCAAATCATGTCCCATGCAGCCAGGGGTGTGCATTTCTCCGCATCTTCGGTCTTCTTCTTCCACAAACAATACCTTCTGATTTTATTCAGCTGTTCTATTATCTTAGGGGGGAGTTTGAGGGTCCCCATGGGATAGATAGCAAGTGCCGTGATGAGGGAGTTCACAAGGGCCAATTTGCCGGCATATGACATTAAAGACATAGCTGCGGTGATTCTGCGTTCAGCTTTGCAAACCATGGGGGCCATATCAAGGACCGTCGGTTTGGTCGTGCCAAGTGGTAGGCCTAGATAGGTGAAGGGCATGCTGGCAATGGAACAACCAAAAAGGTCCGCGAGGGTTTTGCACTTGTCGTGAGGAGTGTTGATCGAAATCATGGTTGACTTATGAAAATTGATTTTGAGTTCGATCGAGGCAGCATAGTTTGTCAGAATTTGCTTCATGCGGATGATCTGTTCCTGGGAGGCCGGCATGACAATGATGGTGTCGTCTGCGTATTGAATAACCGGATAATTGTCGTCAGATGAGGGTGGGATCGGGTGTTACAAGAGATT contains:
- the LOC141041186 gene encoding uncharacterized protein, whose product is MPFTYLGLPLGTTKPTVLDMAPMVCKAERRITAAMSLMSYAGKLALVNSLITALAIYPMGTLKLPPKIIEQLNKIRRYCLWKKKTEDAEKCTPLAAWDMICRPKKCGGLGVLNLRIQNEALLLKMLRKFYNHHDIPWVNLIWHSYYNGLVPHAAKPSGSFRWKDLIKLMPTYRGVTTVRVNSGDTALFWKDMWNNSIYTTSFPRAFSFAANEDISVQQFLATMDLAATFRLPLSMQAQDELRQIQREVSHFTLDGSKDQWICTWGAQIFKTSAYYTFVFRDVQAHEGFRWLWKAKSIPKIKVFGWFLLSDRLNTCNMLNR